The DNA segment CCAGGCCCTCCGCCTGCAGGGCCATCGCCCGCAGCTTGGCGAGCAGACCGATGCCGCGGCCCTCGTGGCCCCGCAGGTAGACGACGATGCCACTGCCCTCGGCGACCACCGCGCGCAGTGCGGAGGCCAGCTGGTCGCCGCATTCGCAGTGCTGGGATCCGAAGGCGTCTCCGGTCAGGCACTCGGAGTGCAGTCGGGTGAGGACGTTCTCCGCGCCTATCTCGCCGTAGACCAGGGCCACTTGCTCGTCACCGCGCTCGTGGTCGAGGTAGCCGATCGCACGGAATTCCCCGTACACGGTGGGCAAGGGGGCATTCACCACCCGTTCCACGCCGGAACGCTGCGTACGCTGTGCGGACTTCTTGCCGAGGACGCCAATTTTATCTGTCATGATTCTTCAGTTCCTAAGCAGAGACGAAAGGCCGGAAAAGATGAGTGATTCGCAGACGTTGCCGGCGGCACACTCGCTGGTGCCGGCGGACACCACCGAGGA comes from the Streptomyces sp. NBC_00443 genome and includes:
- the ribA gene encoding GTP cyclohydrolase II, producing MTDKIGVLGKKSAQRTQRSGVERVVNAPLPTVYGEFRAIGYLDHERGDEQVALVYGEIGAENVLTRLHSECLTGDAFGSQHCECGDQLASALRAVVAEGSGIVVYLRGHEGRGIGLLAKLRAMALQAEGLDTVEANLALGLPVDARDYGVAAGILHDLGVNSVRLMSNNPRKRDALLQHGIEVAEQVPLLIPPCENNITYLRTKRERLDHHLPHLDAVAHLS